A stretch of DNA from Bacteroidales bacterium:
GCCGCATGGTTTCTTACCGACATCCAGAGATTACATCTGTTTCGCTTGAAGATGCCCTTGCTCAGCCTAACCTGGTTGAGGCTGAAACTGCTCTGATGAAAACAGCCCGCGGGATTGGGATCAATTTCGGGGATTAGTTATGGATTCGATCACAAAGATTTTCAAGATCGGATACGGCCCATCGAGCAGTCACACTATGGGACCACGCAAAGCCGCCTGTCAGTTTAAAGAAAAATTTCCTTCTGCTGAAGAATACCGTGTGACGCTATTTGGCAGCCTTGCCGCTACCGGAAAAGGTCACCTGACTGACGTTGCCCTCATTGATGAGTTTAAGCCGAAAAAAGTCGACATCATCTGGAAACCGGAAATTGTAAAACCCTTTCATCCCAATGCAATTTTATTCGAAGCCCTCGATAGAGAGTGTAAACTGATGGGGGACTGGACTGCATATAGCGTTGGTGGCGGTGAAATTGCCGATCCTGAAATGCCCCGTTCTGTCGAAAATGACATTTACCCGCACACCAAAATGATTGATATCCTGAACTGGTGTCAGGAAAATGGCAAGCAGTTCTGGGAATATGTTGAAGATCATGAAAATGAGGATCTTTGGCCTTACCTCGCCGAAGTTTGGAAAGTGATGCAGAAGTCAATTAAAAGAGGGTTGGAAAATGAAGGTGTGCTGCCCGGCTCAATCAAACTTTCGCGCAAGGCATCCTCATACCTGATCAAAGCCAATGCGTTCAAAGGATCACTGAAGCGTCGCGGGTTGGTCTTTGCTTACGCCCTGGCTGTAGCCGAGGAAAATGCGAGCGGTGGAAAAGTAGTGACAGCTCCTACCTGCGGCTCGTCAGGTGTGATTCCGGGCGTTTTGTTTGCTTTGCAGGAGTCACTTAAATTTTCCGATCAGAAAATATTGCGCGCCCTTGCAACCGCAGGATTGATAGGGAACCTGGTAAAAACCAACGCTTCCATCTCAGGCGCCGAGGTGGGTTGCCAGGGCGAAATCGGGACGGCTTGCGCTATGGCTGCTGCCGCCGCTGCCCAGCTTTTTGGCGGTTCAGTAGCACAGGTGGAGTACGCAGCCGAAATGGGAATGGAACATCACCTCGGTTTGACCTGCGACCCAATCGCCGGGCTTGTTCAGATTCCATGCATCGAACGCAATGCCTTTGCAGGCTCAAGAGCATTGGATGCCACCATTTTTGCTGTGATGTCGGATGGAAAACACAGGGTGTCTTTCGATAAAGTGATCGTTACCATGCGCAGAACCGGAAAAGACCTTCCCAGTCTTTACCGCGAAACCTCCGAAGGCGGACTGGCAGTTGATCATCTGGGGTGATTCGAAATGGTTTTGCAGTTCGATTAACTAGTGCAGTAAAGAATGTGTATTACAGAATGTGCCAGCAATAGTTAAAAATCTAAGTCCCAACTTACCTCATTGAACTTCATTAGATTTTTTTAAGAAAATAAGTGTGTCAATTTATCACCAGTTGGTGTGCTTTTAAGAGACTCACTTATGTACCTATTTAGATTTATTATTTATTGCACGGATTTGTTGGCATTTATTTAATACTGAATTACCT
This window harbors:
- a CDS encoding L-serine ammonia-lyase, with the protein product MDSITKIFKIGYGPSSSHTMGPRKAACQFKEKFPSAEEYRVTLFGSLAATGKGHLTDVALIDEFKPKKVDIIWKPEIVKPFHPNAILFEALDRECKLMGDWTAYSVGGGEIADPEMPRSVENDIYPHTKMIDILNWCQENGKQFWEYVEDHENEDLWPYLAEVWKVMQKSIKRGLENEGVLPGSIKLSRKASSYLIKANAFKGSLKRRGLVFAYALAVAEENASGGKVVTAPTCGSSGVIPGVLFALQESLKFSDQKILRALATAGLIGNLVKTNASISGAEVGCQGEIGTACAMAAAAAAQLFGGSVAQVEYAAEMGMEHHLGLTCDPIAGLVQIPCIERNAFAGSRALDATIFAVMSDGKHRVSFDKVIVTMRRTGKDLPSLYRETSEGGLAVDHLG